The following coding sequences lie in one Periophthalmus magnuspinnatus isolate fPerMag1 chromosome 24, fPerMag1.2.pri, whole genome shotgun sequence genomic window:
- the cfap206 gene encoding cilia- and flagella-associated protein 206, whose amino-acid sequence MTTVYQLKHPAVRLRSDTKLKMSQAQAESVIRNIICELVQRCASHGNEVSETLAAFMIKAVVLDPRNGFDVDRTLTPHDVQKLTEICLQRLTERCSPFLDTVKMQVYFDLNYTTRKEFVTEIHHVMESKLSPLSREITDSRVQTRKEAETLYQKITHYMLLRSGMGSPSDTDTLHETTAALQSVFPQTELGSFMALLKRDKEQQLKDLSMLVTGVRLFNRSSMTKDQVELNIQDLVPEVLREVLPVSCTALEQELEDCERLVWRYTCALEALTEPGTAAPAEMGVSVELLRQALYNVRQHQAFLNMLMADVKATVQRVELLQSELTAHFQVLRDTVQSKRAVPAAQVFPMFRSVSRLWSGLQDEAELLHIFRNLALSLRPFVASQAQIFSENSIDGLLQGSEIKSDAERRRLCEENPIEPAEMSGPDIEWLVPEHPNDTEPQSVQYSGFCGHILVCRDGLLLPGKPQLGLLKYKEKLYAFSSRDSALQFASAPEHYISEVAERAKRSPELIQLLCLHRQFSCVTPYTELQSGEHLLVRPINRSSSSTQTDTHPVESYMDRTYEWNEWALRRKALKLADLRRKQTHSTQTKLSHLRRDNFTQTYTSKDAMGQTTQDGESSMPRPLVYLSELRGQRGRPMVRVELTRALDE is encoded by the exons ATGACTACAGTATATCAACTAAAACATCCTGCAGTGCGACTGAGATCTgacacaaaactcaaaatgtctcAAGCTCAGGCCGAAAGCGTGATTAGAAATATTATTTGCGAGCTCGTTCAGCGCTGTGCTTCACACGGAAATGAAGTGTCAGAGACGCTCGCTGCTTTTATG ATTAAAGCGGTTGTACTGGATCCAAGAAATGGTTTTGACGTGGACCGCACACTGACCCCCCATGACGTACAGAAGCTCACTGAG ATCTGTCTGCAGAGACTCACAGAGAGGTGTAGCCCATTCCTGGATACTGTGAAGATGCAAGTGTATTTTGATCTCAATTACACAACCCGCA agGAGTTTGTAACAGAGATCCATCACGTGATGGAGTCCAAGCTGAGTCCGTTGAGCCGAGAGATCACAGACAGCCGAGTGCAGACACGCAAGGAGGCCGAGACTTTGTACCAGAAAATCACTCACTACATGCTGCTGCGCTCTGGCATGGGCTCACCCAGTGACACCGACACTCTACACGAGACCACAG CGGCCCTTCAGAGTGTCTTCCCTCAGACAGAATTGGGCTCCTTCATGGCTCTGctcaaaagagacaaagagCAGCAGCTGAAGGACCTGAGCATGCTCGTAACGGGGGTCCGCCTCTTCAACCGCTCCAGCATGACGAAGGATCAGGTGGAGCTCAATATCCAAGACTTAG TGCCAGAGGTGCTGAGGGAGGTCCTTCCTGTGAGCTGCACAGccctggagcaggagctggaggactgtGAGAGACTGGTGTGGAGGTACACATGTGCCCTGGAGGCCCTCACTGAGCCTGGGACCGCTGCACCAGCAGAGATGGGGGTCTCTGTCGAGCTCCTCCGGCAAGCACTCTACAATGTCCGCCAGCACCAAGCCTTCCTCAACATGCTTATG GCTGATGTGAAGGCAACTGTCCAGAGGGTGGAGCTTCTGCAGAGCGAGctcacagcacattttcaggtgCTTAGAGACACGGTGCAGTCCAAGAGAGCTGTACCTGCTGCACAAGTCTTT CCCATGTTCCGTTCTGTGTCGCGTCTCTGGAGTGGTCTGCAGGACGAGGCGGAGCTGCTTCACATCTTTAGGAACCTGGCATTGAGTCTCCGCCCATTTGTTGCATCCCAAGCCCAGATCTTCTCTGAAAACAGCATCGATGGACTCCTGCAGGGGTCAGAGATCAAGAGTGACGCAGAAAGGAGGCGCCTATGTGAAG AAAATCCCATAGAACCTGCAGAGATGAGTGGTCCGGACATTGAATGGTTAGTGCCTGAACACCCCAACGATACAGAGCCTCAAAGTGTGCAGTACAGCGGCTTCTGTGGACACATCCTGGTCTGTCGGGATGGGCTGTTGTTGcctg GTAAGCCACAACTGGGCCTTTTGAAATACAAGGAGAAGTTGTATGCGTTTAGCTCCAGGGACTCTGCGCTACAGTTTGCCTCAGCTCCAGAACACTACATCTCAGAGGTGGCAGAGAGGGCCAAACGCAGCCCCGAGCTCATCCAACTGCTGTGCCTTCACAGACAGTTCTCCTGTGTCACCCCATACACAGAG CTGCAGTCTGGAGAGCATCTCCTGGTACGGCCCATCAACCGGAGCTCCAGCAGCACCCAGACCGATACTCACCCGGTGGAGAGCTACATGGATCGTACATACGAGTGGAACGAGTGGGCCCTGCGAAGGAAGGCACTTAAGCTT GCTGACCTTCGACGCAAACAGACTCACTCAACTCAGACCAAATTGAGCCATCTTAGGAGAGACAACTTCACCCAGACTTACACCTCCAAAGACGCCATGggacagaccacacaggacggGGAGAGCAGCATGCCCAGGCCGCTGGTGTACCTATCTGAGCTGCGGGGTCAGAGGGGTCGGCCTATGGTTAGAGTGGAGCTGACCAGAGCCTTGGATGAATGA
- the si:ch211-241j12.3 gene encoding uncharacterized protein si:ch211-241j12.3 codes for MGEPLSLGLNVKLHTNNNNNKRLQSESRKGEAHSQTEDFDTVAASSHDLGTVLGPAGTPLYNNGKMEDVEWSEGTKMSVPMIQNQFSITTLPSDLGTSIVLDTGSGLMKAGFADEALPRVLFPTIIGVPKYEEIMNGSSEKDTYVGQDAQHMRGVLVLRHPIKHGVIRNWDDMERIWQHTFDLLRVDPGEHPVLLTEPPMNPLENRQRTMEIMFEYFGVPYSYVAMQAVLALYAAGRTTGMVLDSGDGVTHSVPVYEGYVLPHAVQRFPLAGADVTAHLTKLLQEQGVCMRTTAEQEIVREMKEKCCCVALNYEAELHEGGSCGEASYTMPDGKIVTLGSERIRAPEIMFKPELIGRDHYGLHESMYKSILKSDLDLRRDFLGNILLSGGNTLLSGLPERLEAELSALVPCEPRSSVRVYCPSDRDFSVWCGGTVLANLPTFCGLWISQSEYEEYGPQIVHRKCF; via the exons ATGGGTGAACCTCTGTCCCTGGGTCTAAATGTAAAGCTGCACactaataacaacaataataagaGGCTACAGTCTGAGAGCAGAAAAGGAGAGGCACACTCCCAG ACTGAAGACTTCGACACAGTGGCAGCCAGTTCACATGATCTTGGGACGGTCTTGGGCCCTGCTGGTACTCCTCTGTACAACAACGGAAAAATGGAAGATGTGGAGTGGTCAGAAGGCACAAAGATGTCTGTCCCCATGATTCAAAACCAGTTCAGCATCACTACTCTG CCTTCTGACCTTGGCACCTCCATCGTCCTGGACACAGGATCTGGTTTGATGAAAGCTGGATTTGCAGATGAAGCCCTTCCACGTGTGTTATTTCCAACAATAATTGGTGTGCCAAAGTATGAG GAGATCATGAATGGCAGCTCAGAAAAGGATACATATGTGGGACAGGATGCCCAGCATATGAGGGGAGTACTGGTCCTGAGACATCCCATCAAACACGGAGTCATCCGCAACTGGGACGACATGGAGAGG attTGGCAGCATACATTTGATCTCTTGCGTGTGGATCCAGGGGAGCACCCTGTCCTGCTGACTGAGCCTCCCATGAACCCCCTGGAGAACAGACAACGTACAATGGAGATTATGTTTGAGTACTTCGGAGTTCCCTACAGTTATGTTGCGATGCAGGCAGTGCTGGCACTATATGCTGCAGGCAGGACAACAG GTATGGTGCTGGACTCTGGGGATGGAGTAACCCACAGCGTCCCAGTGTATGAAGGGTATGTTCTGCCTCATGCTGTGCAGCGCTTCCCTCTGGCTGGAGCAGATGTTACTGCACACCTCACAAAG CTGCTGCAGGAGCAGGGCGTGTGCATGCGGACCACAGCAGAGCAGGAGATAGTTCGTGAAATGAAGGAGAAGTGCTGCTGTGTGGCTCTCAATTACGAAGCGGAGCTCCATGAGGGGGGGTCCTGTGGGGAGGCAAGCTACACGATGCCAGATGGAAAGATTGTGACACTGGGCTCAGAGCGAATACG AGCTCCAGAGATCATGTTCAAACCTGAGCTTATTGGCCGGGATCACTATGGCCTTCATGAGAGCATGTACAAGTCTATCCTGAAGAGTGACTTGGACCTGCGACGGGACTTCCTGGGAAACATTCTTTTGTCAG GAGGGAACACTCTTCTCTCTGGCCTCCCTGAGCGACTAGAGGCCGAGCTAAGTGCCCTGGTGCCCTGTGAGCCACGCTCCTCTGTGCGGGTCTACTGCCCCTCTGACAGGGACTTCTCCGTGTGGTGTGGAGGGACAGTCCTGGCCAACCTGCCAACCTTCTGTGGGCTGTGGATCAGCCAGAGTGAGTATGAGGAATATGGGCCACAGATCGTCCACAggaagtgtttctga
- the si:ch211-241j12.4 gene encoding uncharacterized protein si:ch211-241j12.4, with amino-acid sequence MSRRFEGVWTQSSEPSSQLPADHVLFSGAVLFPGAFDQLGCPLVVFPVDGQTRLSTALSKPEVVDFINYCLSQHNKTQKSSLVSVVADLREASASSTRFIAETLLLLEQQKRTVHSAYIIQPKRKDVLRLLGKLWSLPKLLPNTFKKVLLKDVFELSNYIDRSQLMASLGGYLVYCHQSWAVFIKEMDVFEEHFVSVVKQLPGCLSSLQTLSTLPLPNSLPELQLFCSSNETHFQQLQRDLGLDDLLRHCKLLMEKLRSPDLDPHFQAMAGTALFTLHFSSMLQYHHRISTAVQKVELLWQEVFSKARLQLHVLQMREAALQITEQIESLLQRKLQPYNIQMARDGTEAERLTSEFHSSVYTPAMSLVVAAEEVVCTLTEQLCDALSKERWLLDLYRLKDKLHSTVHLTLQTLQAVSKYHLFYNKAQSWYKLVLSENFLQKLLSEVDRPRRSWGTLPTWRKRLFAFLKNSPPPDMEELVHLAHLSQVIPDKQLQQEGRQLSHRCVTLRRMIMSSEPLAVAELQVTLQWQYEFLQSSLVKQREHSSPTDTLPALHTQEVNPRVAPHTANRVDLLRHGTTEGKPSSHSSFDSGFEGAGSSMLEGHTLAPDFVKQTMNQPQIQEETMSNLSDSGGFGSLGNLSRPTVRIAPNETVNSLDFEIKVKRSAAYPTNPWLSLPGDDLENSYTVTITSKPSLEHRDAYFSSNSQKNKELCPVTPAASLTAWALHTQSSLEDCELSPMTHVLSSTVTEPNDQATEGSSMLWDSYDLHEQYLDVTEGVSAPYLKDWDKKEEDNLTEVERTLERTDKILAEEESVLAQEVQLDVLLQTEVGPHPWVAWNNQMSLDELSKGNVVVLNQFGVESQFDTDFGASPQPGDWRAKPDLLTELKDVYALDKKILEENLKIHQLRQEDRPGEVAQRSSDMLNVQNIRMQLTTEKLEQKAPEKTSVRNCQVKKCKEQATRVIRCSIMSRTESEEDRILYNELLSGQSSPEGSHSKDEPSQSCSSDPPQAKETDTKLQDDATHPPNQSPVTVNIVVSSRNPAQPPSASLPTVQSGVTPRSEQGIERGSLCSQPIPKPRKKAPSLKNPTKQHSTHCSKDGSVPPVDTMDAYAFSMNTEEVTTTPIVDKLNLEGTSPIPVSSEVLLTENSEDKGGASAEGGGEVLAEDTEGGGGVLAEDTEGGGGVLAEDTEGGGGVLAEDTEGGGGVLAEDTEGGGGVLAEDTDGGGPVPVEDTEPGGSRPTEDTGDSGAPAEDTEPGGSRPTEDTGDSGAPAEDTGDSGAPAEDTGDSGAPAEDTGDSGAPAEDTGDSGAPAEDTGDSGAPAEDTGDSGAPAEDTGDSGAPAEDTGDSGAPAEDTGDRH; translated from the exons ATGAGCCGACGCTTTGAAG GCGTGTGGACCCAGTCCAGTGAACCCTCCTCGCAGTTACCCGCTGATCACGTCCTGTTTTCTGGAGCTGTCTTATTCCCCG GGGCTTTCGATCagctgggctgtcctctggttGTATTCCCAGTAGATGGACAGACTCGACTCTCTACAGCACTCAGTAAGCCAGAGGTAGTGGACTTCATCAACTATTGCCTTTCACAGCACAA taaaacacagaagagtaGTTTGGTGTCAGTCGTGGCAGATCTCCGAGAAGCATCTGCTTCTTCCACGCGGTTCATTGCTGAGACGCTGCTTTTGCTTGAG CAACAGAAGAGAACAGTTCACAGTGCATATATAATTCAgccaaagagaaaagatgtgcTACGGCTGTTAGGCAAACTGTGGAGCCTCCCCAAATTATTGCCCAATACTTTTAAG AAAGTTCTTCTCAAAGATGTCTTTGAACTTTCAAACTACATTGACAGAAGTCAGCTGATGGCTTCACTGGGAGGATACCTTGTGTACTGTCACCAGAGCTGGGCAGTCTTCATCAAG GAGATGGACGTATTTGAGGAGCACTTTGTGTCAGTTGTGAAGCAGTTGCCAgggtgtctctcctctctccagacCTTGTCCACACTGCCTCTGCCCAACTCTCTTCCTGAGCTCcagctcttctgctcctccaatGAAACCCACTTTCAACAGCTCCAGAG GGACCTGGGCCTTGATGACCTACTCAGACACTGCAAACTTCTGATGGAGAAACTAAGATCGCCTGATCTTGACCCTCACTTTCAGGCCATGGCAGGCACTGCACTTTTCACCCTACACTTCTCCAGCATGCTGCAATACCACCACAG GATCTCTACGGCGGTGCAGAAAGTGGAGCTCTTGTGGCAGGAGGTTTTTTCCAAAGCTCGACTCCAGTTACATGTGTTACAGATGAGAGAAGCTGCTCTGCAG ATTACAGAGCAGATTGAGAGCCTTCTCCAGCGCAAGCTCCAGCCGTACAATATCCAGATGGCAAGAGATGGAACTGAGGCTGAGCGGCTGACCTCAGAGTTCCACTCCTCAGTGTACACTCCAGCCATG tcTTTGGTGGTTGCTGCTGAGGAGGTGGTGTGCACATTAACAGAGCAGCTGTGTGATGCGCTTAGCAAAGAGCGCTGGCTGCTCGACCTGTACAGGCTCAAGGACAAACTTCACTCAACGGTGCATTTGACTTTGCAGACTTTACAGGCTGTGTCCAAATACCATCTATTCTACAACAAG GCTCAGAGCTGGTATAAGTTGGTTCTGTCAGAGAACTTCTTACAGAAGCTACTTTCCGAAGTGGACCGACCAAGGAGAAGCTGGGGTACGCTCCCCACCTGGAGGAAAAGGCTCTTTGCTTTCCTGAAAAACAGTCCCCCTCCAGACATGGAGGAACTGGTTCATCTGGCCCATCTTTCTCAAGTCATCCCTGATAAACAACTTCAGCAGGAGGGCAGGCAATTGTCTCATCG GTGTGTGACCTTGAGACGGATGATCATGTCGTCTGAGCCACTGGCAGTAGCTGAACTCCAAGTGACTCTGCAGTGGCAGTATGAGTTCCTACAGAGTTCACTGGTCAAACAGAGAGAACACTCCTCCCCCACTGACACCCTGCCCGCCCTGCACACACAGGAGGTTAATCCCAGAGTGGCACCCCATACAGCCAATCGAGTGGACCTCCTCAGACATGGCACAACTGAAGGGAAACCGTCATCTCACAGTTCATTTGACTCAGGATTTGAAGGAGCTGGAAGCAGCATGTTAGAAGGACATACTTTGGCTCCGGACTTTGTAAAACAGACAATGAACCAGCCCCAGATCCAGGAGGAGACCATGTCTAACCTCTCAGATTCTGGCGGGTTTGGATCACTTGGAAACTTATCTAGGCCCACTGTCCGCATTGCTCCTAACGAAACCGTAAATTCCCTTGACtttgaaataaaagttaaacGGTCAGCTGCATATCCCACCAACCCTTGGCTGAGTTTACCAGGCGATGACTTGGAGAACTCCTACACTGTGACCATCACATCAAAGCCATCACTAGAGCATAGAGATGCTTACTTTAGCTCcaatagccaaaagaacaaagaACTCTGTCCTGTTACTCCTGCGGCCTCTCTCACTGCCTGGGcactacacacacagagcagtctAGAGGACTGTGAGCTGAGCCCCATGACACATGTCCTGTCCAGTACGGTCACAGAGCCCAATGACCAGGCCACAGAGGGGTCTTCCATGCTCTGGGACTCCTACGACCTCCATGAACAATACCTGGATGTAACAGAGGG TGTGAGTGCTCCTTATTTGAAGGATTGGGACAAAAAGGAGGAGGATAACCTGACTGAGGTGGAGAGAACCCTTGAGCGGACTGACAAGATCCTAGCA gaggaggagagtgtctTGGCGCAAGAGGTTCAGCTGGATGTTCTGCTGCAGACTGAAGTTGGGCCGCATCCCTGGGTGGCCTGGAACAATCAG ATGTCCTTGGATGAACTGTCAAAAGGCAATGTTGTGGTACTTAACCAGTTTGGTGTTGAATCCCAGTTTGATACAGACTTTGGAGCAAGTCCACAGCCTGGAGACTGGAGAGCCAAACCAGATCTACTCACAGAGCTCAAAGATGTCTATGCTTTGGACAAGAAGATTTTGGAGGAGAATTTAAAAATCCATCAACTCAGGCAAGAGGATCGTCCAGGGGAAGTGGCGCAGAGGAGCTCTGACATGCTCAATGTGCAGAATATCAGGATGCAGCTCACAACAGAAAAACTAGAGCAGAAAGCTCCAGAGAAAACGTCTGTGAGAAATTGTCAAGTGAAGAAATGCAAAGAGCAAGCTACCAGAGTCATCAGATGCTCCATAATGTCCAGAACAGAGAGTGAAGAAGACCGAATCCTCTATAATGAGCTACTGTCGGGGCAAAGCAGCCCAGAGGGGTCACACTCAAAAGACGAGCCTAGCCAGTCTTGCTCTTCGGATCCACCCCAGGCTAAGGAAACTGACACAAAATTACAAGATGATGCCACCCATCCTCCCAATCAATCCCCTGTCACTGTTAACATAGTAGTCTCATCCAGAAACCCAGCTCAGCCCCCTTCTGCCTCTCTGCCCACTGTGCAATCTGGAGTGACACCCAGATCAGAACAGGGAATTGAAAGAGGGTCATTATGTTCCCAGCCCATACCCAAGCCCAGAAAAAAAGCTCCGTCTCTAAAAAATCCGACAAAGCAACACAGCACTCATTGCTCTAAAGATGGAAGTGTGCCCCCTGTGGATACTATGGATGCATATGCATTCTCTATGAATACTGAGGAAGTGACTACTACACCTATTGTTGACAAATTAAACTTGGAGGGCACATCTCCAATCCCAGTGTCATCAGAAGTTCTCCTAACTGAGAACAGCGAGGACAAAGGAGGTGCATCTGCTGAGGGCGGAGGAGAGGTGCTCGCAGAGGACACCGAGGGTGGCGGAGGGGTGCTCGCAGAGGACACCGAGGGTGGCGGAGGGGTGCTCGCAGAGGACACCGAGGGTGGCGGAGGGGTGCTCGCAGAGGACACCGAGGGTGGCGGAGGGGTGCTCGCAGAGGACACCGAGGGTGGCGGAGGGGTGCTCGCAGAGGACACCGACGGTGGTGGACCGGTGCCCGTTGAGGACACCGAGCCGGGAGGCAGTAGACCAACTGAGGACACTGGGGACAGTGGAGCGCCTGCTGAGGACACCGAGCCGGGAGGCAGTAGACCAACTGAGGACACTGGGGACAGTGGAGCGCCTGCTGAGGACACTGGGGACAGTGGAGCGCCTGCTGAGGACACTGGGGACAGTGGAGCGCCTGCTGAGGACACTGGGGACAGTGGAGCGCCTGCTGAGGACACTGGGGACAGTGGAGCGCCTGCTGAGGACACTGGGGACAGTGGAGCGCCTGCTGAGGACACTGGGGACAGTGGAGCGCCTGCTGAGGACACTGGGGACAGTGGAGCGCCTGCTGAGGACACTGGGGACAGTGGAGCGCCTGCTGAGGACACTGGGGACA GACACTAG